In Babesia bovis T2Bo chromosome 3, whole genome shotgun sequence, the genomic window CTGAAGTCCTTTGCGTGTTCCAATACAGCAATGTTATGTATACCAAGTTGCCAgagattatatataacttttgCATATCTTTCTAGTGTTAGACGCAATAACAGATGTTCCAGTCGTTTTAATAACTGTTGAATGACATTTGTGGGTTTATAGCGCAGTGCTGCGTATCCCGTAAGCACCGCTAATAACTCTGTCAAGTTCATATTGGTAGATTGCTCATTGATTATCGTATCTATTTTATCTATTTCTTTGGTAGGGAACACGCCGGTGGATAAGCATCGAGCGAGAACAATGATAGGTACATTCTTATCCTATTAAATTTATCAATTCATTTTGTAACCTACCTTCAGTGCCGTCTCGATTAATCTGTGCCTTATGAAAACACTGTCGTACATATTTTCTGTGTAGTACTTCAGAAGTTCACCTGCTTCCGTTGGTGTCATCTTCCCTGATACCAATATCGATCTCAGCCCTTGTCCTGCGCTGATATTAGCTGTTAGTTCAAATAACTATTGTGGGCCCACAGACTCTAGATACAAGCATCCACTTACCTATCCTAACACTAAGTGTTTCGTTAGAAACACCAGTTTCGGCCATACATCTAAGCAACGATACGTAATTACCATCGGACACATTACTTTGTGTGCCCCTAGCTGCTAGATAGGCAAACAATTTGGAACATATTGGCAGTGTTCGATATCCTGGgaatgatatatgccttTATTACCACCTACCTGCTTTATGAAGAGCTACTATAGTATTGCATACTTTATCAAGATCACTATCTTTTACTTTTGGGATAAGTGGTTCTAATCTTCCTACGAAATCCATGAATAGCCATTTTGAACTTATTCCATGTACGTAAGCGCTCATGGTAATATGGCATAATTCACTGGGTTCCGTAAGAGCGTATAGTTTCGCTCGGATACTTTCTCCCAGGATAGGTTTAATATCTACCCATGGGTCTTCAGTTTTGTGCTGTGATTCAGTAATGCGATTAATAACTTCCGCTGCTCTAACACTCTCTCTTGGTGTAAGTTGCTTGTAACACTTTAGTAGTAACACTTTGAATGCTTCTCTATCAGCTATGGTAGCATCGGCCAGCAGTGACCTGAGCTTGACAATGTCCGATATTGGCAAGCTCCATAATCGACGTGATATATGCATTTCATTATCTTGGAAATCTGATGTTACTTGGATCGTGAATATAGGGGCGATGAGTAGAATTAACGATTCTACTATGTACCCAAATTGTCATGATAAAATCAATTCCATATAAATAATACCAAACTAATATCAACTCTCTTCTATATTCCAACAATGTCTACGCGCAACTTCCGGTCTTCTGTCCGAACATACTGTCATTCATGTGTTGGCAGATGCTATATCGAGATTCCTATGAATACTCCTAAAAGGTTATGTGGCCTAACGAATGAGTATAACAACAGCTATTGCAATGCGGTAATCCAATGTTTATATTCGCTATCCTTTGTGAGAGATGccttaatatatatgcaaaACAGTTATGTtagtgtatattatatagataatTACTATGTGCAGACCCTAGCATCGCGTACATTGGGAAGGTTGTACCTGAGCTACGACAGTCCGAGCGGTACTATTATATTTCTACACATCTTCAGTATTTATAGGTATACAATCTCCTAACGATCTGTTAGCTGCACTTGGATACATTAATGGTAAAttgtatatccatattgGCTATATATGCCTAAGGTGATACTTCAATTGGTATTCTAGAGGACGCACATGAATTTTGTATTTATCTATTGAACACCATCATTGATGAAACTCGTGCTTTAGGCAACCATGGGTATTCACTAGGTCCTTTCAACGAAGTTTTTGGTTTTAGTTTGTATTGACATTATTTATTTGTTATAGGTACTATTAGTGATAGTGTCCCAGATATAATTCCATTGAATCCTGTACCGCGGACATGGATTAACTCTTGTTTTGAGGGTACTCTAAGATCTGAGATTAAGTGTCGTTACTGTGGTAGAGCAGGGTACGAATTGCACCATTTTCTGTCGTTATCTGTTGATATCATTGAAGGATGTGATGTGCTGTCGTGTATTCAACAATACACTGAGTGGTCCTCGGTTTCTCCACAAGATCAATACCAATGTACATCGTGTGGTTGCCATGGTTGTATAACACGCCGGGATAATTTTGAGTTGTTACCTCCCGTGTTAATCATACGACTAAATAGGTTTATTTTGAATACATATGTTACGAACGACGACTACTTATATTTCTACGAGAGGCTCCCCTATCCAGTAGTCATTAACCGTAACTTCGATATAGAAGATATGTACCACGCTGATCCTGTTTCATATACGCTTTTTGCGATAGTATCGCATTTTGGCGACTCACCATATGAAGGCCACTATATGGCATCCACCTATATAGAAGGTCAATGGTACCGGTGCGATGACGACAGAGTATCAGTAATAAGTAACCTCAGTGCTGAGTTAGGAATTGAGAATAGTAGCGGCAATGCACACAGTTACATTTTATTCTATCGAAGTGCTTCTATAGGTTAAGCACTTATAAAACACTGCTTGCAATATGGTATACAATAGGCAATGATATAGGGGATGAGCTGTTTCTGACGGAGTACATACATATTGCCTTATGTAAAACATAGCTTATTGAACGctaaaacattatataatgttacTCTATAGTGTAATTCATGAAGAAAAAAATTCCCACGCGGGGACTCGAACCCCGGTCGTTCGGGTGAAAGCCGAATATCCTAACCACCTAGACTACATGGGAGTCAATATCGATATCACATGTAGAGTTGATAAGTCAAAATACTACacatttgtatatcatAAATCTATCTATATGTACCTTACGTGGTGACATATGATTTAGGTGTATTGTATAAATGCAATTCATATGGTATGTGTCTAACACATGTTGTTATCGGGGGATTCTATGCCGGTTACGGATGAATTGTCTCATCAAGGTTTATTAGATGAAAAGGCGTCACCTTCGTCTTCTCAGTTTCCAGGAGATGGTGCCGTTCCTGGTTCCCAAAACGACAACAAATCTACTAAGCAAACTAAATCTGCATTGAATGAGGAGGATTTAGTAGAGCAGGACCTCTCTGAGGAGGAGAGTGTCCATGAACCATTTGTTCAGAGATATCGTCCCGGTATGTTTTTTCTTTAATATATCGATAGTATCACTTAGGCGTTTCCGTAGATGTCAAGCTTAAGAATGTGTGGAAAAACCACGATGATGGCGCTAATCATCATGTTCCTATGATCATTGACTTTTACGAGGAATGCCTTCGTACATACCGCGATGAACGCCTTTTCGTTTACGAGGAGGGATATCTCATGCAACGTAAGAACAACGCTGCGGATGCAGCAGCTGCCCGTGTGCGTAGCAGGTTGACAAACTCGCAGTTGAATGACACTCGAGGTGATTTAGTGTTAGACAATGAAGAGCCATGTTCTCAACAGGGTCCTGTTGAGGTTACTCTTGACGATGTCATGTGGATGAAGGATCGCCCTAACAATCCCTTATTACGATGCATTCAGTCAATTACAGACCGTTTAAACATTCAGGGTTTGGTTGGTGATCCCGTATCGTATTTAAAGATTGGTGGTGACGACATGCATTACGACATAGACGACCCATTTATCGATGACCGGGATATGTTCAATGAGTTGCAGATATCTCGTGACGATTTAATGATGAAGAAGGCAATGGAAAAAGACTTTTCAGTATGGAGTGAGGATGAGGATGACGATCACGTTGGCGTGCTTCGTGCTACAGACTTCATATCGCAATACGCTTCGCAGCTACAATTAAAAGAGGAAACTACATCTAGTGATTCAGAGAATGTACCATTATTTTTTCATTCCTCTGGTTGGCGTCACTATGCTCAGCGCATTCCTAAGCAGTTTACATACATATTCAAGGAGCTAGAGAACAAGTATAAGAGCTTCGAGGGTGACTTGGACAATGCAGCTTTGAGGACTATGGTACACGACCTTTTAAGTGCTATATTCTTGAGATTGACTAAATTCAGTGTTCCTCGTCATAGGAAGGGCACAAGTAACGATGCAGCAACATCGGATTCTAAGGAAGCTGATGACGATCAGGTGGCTTCATTAGCTCGTTACGGCCTCGATTGCATCGGTGTTGGTAAAATCATTGGCATTAACGGTCGCATTTTACGTTGGATCGTTGCTTCCATTGGTGAGGTTACTAACGCAGTATCATGTCGTGATATGCACAAGGAGTGGATCAGGCTGGTCCTAGAACACAATGAGGGCTGTATAGTCGCCATGCGTGACCGTATGAGTGAGAAGCTGGCTACCAGGGTATCTCAAATAATGTTGAAGCGTGGCGACAAGGTGTTTCACAAACTTTCTGAAAATATGAAGACCATGTCAAAATCAGTCCTTGCTGTACGCCGACTTATGAGGAAGTATGAAGAAGCCGCCGAGGCATATAATAACCCAGAGAATGCACCGTCTCAGAAAAGTGAGCCTGCTGTCCACTCAGTACAAAAAGTGAAGGCTGTTTTGCCCGAGACAGTTACTCCAGTGAAGCATGTGGTACCTGATGATACCTTTTCTGCTTCACCATTTGAAATCGACCACACCCCGTTTAGAGTAGGTATGGCTAACATATCAAACCTAGGCTACACATCTACATTGGATGGTATAGAAACACAATCTGGAAGTCGTGTATCTCCAGGTACTATTACGTTATCTGCCGGGAACGAGACTTCAGACAATTGCCAAAGGGATTCTGTTAATATGGACAGCTTGAATGATGATGCTGAAGAGGGGTCGCTTACTGTAGATGACCTTCAGTCCTATATAGAAGGGAATAAGTCCGAGAGTCCCCGATGCTCCGATGACGGATCAGGCTCTGAATGTAAAGAGGTATCCTTCGTAAATATGATGCGCAAGTGGTCTAAATGGCCACGGGTCTCGTTCCTCTATTCACTGTACAAGCATATAGCGCTTGATATTCTCACATGGGTCCAGATGATTAATCTAGCCACTGCTACACAAATCAGTATTTCCAATACCGATTTCAAGGAGATGGTTGCCAGTGAGTTATCTGTACcttatatatttgataaGGCTTATATGCGCATATCGGATTTGTTTTCTACGGTGATATTTCAAACTACCGGTGTGAAGCTATCGATTGGTGCTGACATATCGCGTATAGTGGTGATGTACCTACACGAAACGTCGTGCATATTCGATTTATACGAGCGCGCAAGTGACCAGAAGCTTGTGTTTTACAACAATTCTGACGTATCTGCATCTGAAGGTGTCCTGACACTCACTGGAGGAAAGAAGCGAAAGTCAGGGTCCAAAGAGAAGCCTTCGAAATCAACAGTATCACAGGAAAACACTACCCAGGTTGACGAAACTAAGCCAGCAAAGACCAAAAGTAATCGCTCACGGAAAAAGAAGATTACGGTAGAGATAACAGAAAATAACCCTCAGTAATGCTatttgtaacatatattagCTATGATGTGTATACAAGGATACCGATATCTAATAGTCTATTCTAATAGCAAATTACCAGTTGATATTATGCGTTTAGTAATCAGCATGGGTTGGTACTTACCAATGGACAGCACAAATGTGATCGAAATATGTTAATGTTGGTAATTCAAGTTCACGTTTCTACTAaacataaatatacacatttgataATATAGTCTTTATAAGAAACGATTGTACGTTAGAGAAAGGCAGTCATTTAACAACGGTATCAAGGGACATAACTGTGACACATGATGGTATATTTCATcccaaaatatacaatttaCATTTGGTTCACTAATATTTGATACACATTACGGATTGTTTATGATGTGTAGAGGAATCACAATGCAATGATTAGTGCAACATTACCATGAGATCATGTATCAACTGCATCGCAgtatatatggtatatatacacctaGATTTGATGTACTACCAGTGACTAAGTTATATTGGTCACCAGGGTAATAAGTGGTACTAACTACACTCTGGATGTTCAGCTAGGCTAACCACATACGGCCCGATATAAAACTAATTGCTAACTTCCTCATGAGTTGAGTATCAactctgttgaatatgacatacacatcaatagGGTCGTAGTTGGTTCTATTCAGCGGCCATATGGCCGCTGTTCTTAAGTCATATACTTTAGTTTTGTACTTTTTTCAATGGCGTGATCATATCATTCCATGTATAATATTGCTTTGACTTTTTGAGAATGGCATTAATCTGCAGGATTGACGAAGGGCGGATCCCCGTGGGCCACTACTCACTTGCAAGGCGTTGTATCGGATTACATTCAGAGGACAATAAAGTAGCGCTGCTTCTGTTCAACTACGCGTATATTCTAGAAACTAGGAGGTATTACGTGGAAATTGTAGCAGGATGGCGCAGTGGTAGTTCACAGCCTGTTGTGGAACGTCAAATGGGTGAATATCGATCAACTCTAGATCTTGACGTAGATACCCCTGAGGCAATAGCTGACGAGCAGGTAAGTTACATCAGTGGTAATTAACCTTTTTAGGCCAGGATAATCAATTGGTCTTTAACGAATCCGTCAACAAGGTAGCTAGATTAACACTGATTTAACCATGCCTAGGTTCGTCTCTGCATCATGGACTCCTCCAGTAATCCAAACGGAGCATGGACTTGGTTCAGCTCTATGTACAGTTGATCTTAAAAATCAAATTGAACTGTGGATGCCAAAGAAGTCACGTGGAGATGGTGTATATGACATTGAggtatgttgaatatgaTTTAGTCGCGAACACCCGTAGAAAATATGCGACCTTACTGCTGCTGTTATGTCGGGCATTTCGTTTGACAATGATCACGATGTTCCCGGGGATATACATACCAATGCTGGCGTGATACCTTCTGGGCCAGGGGAAGATATGAGGCACCCCGGTCTTAGCATATGCCACTTTGACCAGTCACCAGAGATACTGAATTTCGGAGGCTTCTTAGGTCTTATAGCATCGGGACAGCGTGTTTTAGCTATATGGCTTACTTCTAATGAGGACGGGGGTTCCGTAGACACGGATCCTTTAGCTATAAACAATGGAGATGAGTGTACCAATGCTGGTGGGAAGTCCAATGACCGTTCCTTGGAAGGACCACCTTCTAAATTCATACAAATAGCTTCTAAATACTATCCCATTAATCAACTACCAGAAAGCTTGTGGAAGTTTGATATTGACTGCATGAAGGATCTTTATCCAATTTCTACTGTTAAAACCGTTAATCCTCGGATCAGTGACCATATAGTAGCTTATATTGACTCTGGTAACGTAAATTCAATATCCAGTAGGCTATTACGTAGCACTGAGTCCCAGTTATTATATGACATATTCGTTGCTACAGCGGATGGTCATATAAAAGTGGCTCAACTGGAGTTATCGTTTGACATGAAGGGGACAGTACGTGGTAGCATAGGCCCGTGGCGCGATATATTACGTGTTGAACGTCCAGCTGAAATGTTGCGTGTACGTGTTTTTCCTTGCGTAAATGGAGATATTTCATTATTGATCATGTTGGTGCACAACTCGGTTGTATTCGTCAACCTGGATAACGGCGGATGCCAAATGCATCGATGTGGTAGTCACCCGTTGGTTGCATATCACACATCGCCGTTGTATATGCGTGGCGGTGATATCGTACAAGTGGAATTGGTTGACGTCATAGGCACTAGGTTCACAGTTATAATGGATACCGATCTCCAACTGCGTCAGGTAGATTCAGTTACTATGCACAGTAGTGACCTGACAACTGTGTTCCTGGATGACACGAAAGTAGCGCGAATTGAGGTACTGATTAACCGCGTTACCACAGAAGTGCGCCGCAGCCTAAGATCGCCAAATATATTTTCTATAGCCATTTCTATCCTGGAGAGTAAAGGCAGTTTGGAGCACTTCATAAAGCTGATTGAGCATTCCGTATGCCGTAACGAGATGGTATATACCAATACCATGTTTCTGAGGGAGACCAATGCCATTGAGGCTTCCATGTCAACGTTGAGCATGGAACAGTTTGTACATCTAGCTTCTACTAACGCTGACATGTCCTTTTGGCGGGATATCCACACAGCTGTCGGTGACAACAGGATGGCAACGTTGCTGTATCTAGTGGCGTACGCCGAAGCTGGGGGTGACACTGACCAGGGAATAACTCCTATAGAGTTAAGAGCTGAATGTAAACCTTTAGTTACACGAATGCTATCTAATCTGCACCCAGAAAAGGAGATCACAGAGCAGCTAGAGCATTTGGTAACTGTGTTGTACTCTAAGAaaccagtggcaatgttaaaACATGAATTGTAATTACCATTATAGATGCGTTAGTTTGATTGACTCAGTGGCCGTACATTGCGTTGATCTCCTTCTCGTAACGACTGCGCACCTTCTTGCGGACAGTCTTGAAGGTGGGAGTTAACATCCCATTGTCAACGCTGAAAAGCTCATCGCTGAGGATGAACTTCTGCAGACGCTCAAGCCCATTAAGCTTGTTCTGCTCAGTGATATTGTTGAAAGAGGCTTGAATCTCATCAATCAGCTGCTGGTTAGTCAGCAAATCCTTCACTGATTTGCCACCCAGGTTGTGAGAAGCGGCCCACTCCATTACGTATTCTGCATTGATGTTTACGATGGCGACGATATGGTCACGCTTAGCGTCACCGTAGATGTAAATTTGTTCAACAAAGGGCGATCCCGCGTAGAGGTTCTCTAGCTTCTCGGGAGCAATGTATTCACCCTGACTTAATTTGAATAAGTTGCGAGCACGATCTAGAATCTTGACACCCATACTTGGCAACAGTTCAACGACGTCACCAGTGTGGTACCAGCCCTCCGAGTCAAGGACCTCAGCAGTTTCCTCTGGGCGTTGCAAATATCCCAACATGATGCCAGTACCCTTGACCAGAAGCTCACCACGGGGTGGGTTGCCACGTGCATCATACTCCATTTCGGGAATTGATTTAAGTTTAAAGATGATGTCACCTAGAGGACCACCAATGGTACCCTTGACCTTGTCACGGTGGTCCTGGAGAAAACCGATACCCACTTCAGTGGTTCCCCAACCTTCACACACAGGTGAAatgaggtatgtttgtaaATACTCAATGTCACTCGCAGTCATAGCTGCAGAACCCAAAACCATGGACTTGATGTTACCACCAAAGGCCTTCCTGATCTTGCCTAAAATCCTGTCATAAAACCAATGGGTAGGGAAGACGTCGCTTTCAAAAAGCATCTTGCGTTTCTTCTCAACAACGAAGTTGATCAGCTTCCTCAGTGGCATTGGCTTCTTCTCAATATTGGTCCTAATACGGTCGAGGACCTTAGTGAACACACGAGGTACACCGACTAGTATATCAGGCTTCAAAGCTTGGATATCATCCAAGATGTTCTTGATGTTACCCCCGTAGTATCCGATACGGCTCATGTTAGACGCAGCAAAATGCTCCACGAAACGCTCATAAACATGGGAAAGTGGGAGGAAACTTAATAACGTA contains:
- a CDS encoding RAP domain family protein encodes the protein MHISRRLWSLPISDIVKLRSLLADATIADREAFKVLLLKCYKQLTPRESVRAAEVINRITESQHKTEDPWVDIKPILGESIRAKLYALTEPSELCHITMSAYVHGISSKWLFMDFVGRLEPLIPKVKDSDLDKVCNTIVALHKAGYRTLPICSKLFAYLAARGTQSNVSDGNYVSLLRCMAETGVSNETLSVRIGQGLRSILVSGKMTPTEAGELLKYYTENMYDSVFIRHRLIETALKDKNVPIIVLARCLSTGVFPTKEIDKIDTIINEQSTNMNLTELLAVLTGYAALRYKPTNVIQQLLKRLEHLLLRLTLERYAKVIYNLWQLGIHNIAVLEHAKDFSQANIQLNAKDIPYIANFIVALACFNVEYYDLYSMLINEMMRVDCSIDSRDLNTLQKMALILRALDIPVQEYILDLLNRKCLEPNEIRISNMQHEVTKTATFIAYTLYTQVQVGPFLVDFVKPVGLEEVADIRKRNAKQPRNRTIIEERRLADRLKHDSIVLLANSRDNYYRNTKELTTQSIIERDLLRAMGFHCIEVPYWQWEEHTSWAAKQIYLEDMLSTFATPNNIDL
- a CDS encoding Ubiquitin carboxyl-terminal hydrolase family protein, which encodes MNTPKRLCGLTNEYNNSYCNAVIQCLYSLSFVRDALIYMQNSYTLASRTLGRLYLSYDSPSGIQSPNDLLAALGYINGDTSIGILEDAHEFCIYLLNTIIDETRALGNHGYSLGPFNEVFGTISDSVPDIIPLNPVPRTWINSCFEGTLRSEIKCRYCGRAGYELHHFLSLSVDIIEGCDVLSCIQQYTEWSSVSPQDQYQCTSCGCHGCITRRDNFELLPPVLIIRLNRFILNTYVTNDDYLYFYERLPYPVVINRNFDIEDMYHADPVSYTLFAIVSHFGDSPYEGHYMASTYIEGQWYRCDDDRVSVISNLSAELGIENSSGNAHSYILFYRSASIG
- a CDS encoding putative long-chain acyl-CoA synthetase, whose translation is MSAELFGVVDVAMFDSEANKPLNMLQYSRVICQNPKKDESDVYCALNNKGECVDIPPFPERFQTSFDMLRHMAEQNPNRDHLGVREKHVNSKGEITLGEYKWYTISYTATTAVILGSAFVSEPGLFSETVLDDAILKKAKFLGIWATNCPLWLISDYAAIAFGFVTVPLYETMGDEAILTIFKETKMKTLCIDAAKLPTLLKLKDRLPEVKNLILFDKLSDKDKKAVEEAGWNTYDIEELMDKYRDNIVEVPQGDRNAIATVIYTSGTSGMPKGAIHTNLSLMETSHRIYFTANRLRFSTNFTLLSFLPLSHVYERFVEHFAASNMSRIGYYGGNIKNILDDIQALKPDILVGVPRVFTKVLDRIRTNIEKKPMPLRKLINFVVEKKRKMLFESDVFPTHWFYDRILGKIRKAFGGNIKSMVLGSAAMTASDIEYLQTYLISPVCEGWGTTEVGIGFLQDHRDKVKGTIGGPLGDIIFKLKSIPEMEYDARGNPPRGELLVKGTGIMLGYLQRPEETAEVLDSEGWYHTGDVVELLPSMGVKILDRARNLFKLSQGEYIAPEKLENLYAGSPFVEQIYIYGDAKRDHIVAIVNINAEYVMEWAASHNLGGKSVKDLLTNQQLIDEIQASFNNITEQNKLNGLERLQKFILSDELFSVDNGMLTPTFKTVRKKVRSRYEKEINAMYGH